A genomic stretch from Bifidobacterium sp. ESL0769 includes:
- a CDS encoding tyrosine-type recombinase/integrase: MRSEFGNIRTRLNRKGEAVSLLARYKNPRTYKDVTKRFPLGAKAIAQAWLDSEEKYRDECFRDGITWLSPKEREAADVKSKVAFSDYAADFLEHYRATDGSKLTEASMRKKREAVDHLDGFFGDMLVASIDEEDVNRWYDDFDKGPHAKRRAYQTLKAIFRKAIREGIVEKSPCMRPNPKLPQSEQSKIPEATRDELRVLYEAMPEYSRITIYLGAVFGLRISEVCALQRRDFDFKRGVLHVRHAVGRGEGDVGASVLKGTKNESSHADMPIPDKFVPMLKDHLTRYSGTGPEAMVIRPKRSAIMSTGTLRQQFDVARLVADRPDLHLHTLRATAITAASRVGTPKEAQLYGRHADEKISMELYQRANDEGERRVANAVFDSVVAPERTPELVKSELKQARGKLREYQRKVAKLEQELAALS; the protein is encoded by the coding sequence ATGCGTTCGGAGTTCGGGAACATCAGGACACGCCTGAACCGTAAGGGTGAAGCTGTGTCGTTATTGGCACGGTATAAGAATCCGCGTACATACAAGGACGTTACCAAGAGATTCCCGTTGGGTGCCAAGGCAATTGCTCAGGCTTGGCTGGACAGCGAGGAGAAGTACCGGGATGAGTGCTTCCGTGATGGCATAACTTGGCTGTCGCCTAAGGAACGTGAGGCTGCCGATGTGAAAAGCAAGGTGGCGTTCTCTGATTATGCAGCTGACTTTTTGGAGCATTACCGTGCAACTGATGGTTCCAAGCTCACTGAGGCATCGATGCGTAAGAAACGCGAGGCGGTTGACCATCTGGATGGGTTCTTCGGGGACATGCTAGTTGCTTCAATCGATGAAGAGGACGTGAACCGTTGGTACGATGATTTTGACAAGGGGCCTCACGCCAAGCGTCGTGCGTACCAGACGTTGAAGGCCATTTTCCGTAAGGCCATCAGGGAAGGCATTGTCGAGAAGTCTCCTTGCATGAGGCCCAATCCGAAGTTGCCTCAATCCGAACAATCCAAGATTCCCGAAGCCACTCGGGATGAGCTAAGGGTGTTGTATGAGGCCATGCCCGAGTATTCCCGTATCACCATATACCTCGGTGCAGTGTTCGGCTTGCGTATCTCTGAGGTATGTGCCTTGCAACGGCGTGATTTCGATTTCAAGCGTGGTGTGCTGCATGTGCGTCATGCTGTGGGACGTGGCGAGGGGGATGTTGGGGCGTCGGTGCTTAAGGGCACTAAGAACGAAAGCAGCCATGCCGACATGCCGATTCCGGACAAGTTTGTGCCCATGCTCAAGGATCATCTTACTCGATATTCCGGTACAGGACCCGAGGCCATGGTCATACGGCCAAAACGGAGCGCGATTATGTCCACGGGAACTCTAAGACAGCAGTTCGATGTTGCTCGTCTGGTTGCTGACCGTCCTGATTTGCATTTGCACACACTCCGTGCCACGGCCATTACCGCAGCCTCTCGTGTTGGTACCCCCAAGGAGGCCCAGCTGTATGGGCGGCATGCTGATGAGAAGATTAGCATGGAATTGTATCAGCGTGCCAATGATGAGGGCGAGAGACGAGTGGCTAATGCGGTCTTTGATTCCGTCGTTGCGCCCGAACGTACCCCAGAACTTGTGAAGTCGGAGTTAAAACAGGCTCGTGGGAAACTGCGGGAGTACCAAAGAAAAGTCGCTAAACTTGAACAGGAATTGGCTGCGCTTTCCTGA